From one Lotus japonicus ecotype B-129 chromosome 3, LjGifu_v1.2 genomic stretch:
- the LOC130747249 gene encoding SNF1-related protein kinase regulatory subunit beta-3 — translation MNNSQSENHDEVTVVGFEVPKSPDSSYSNVYTGNGDDARDPPIAPPHLQHPLLSYPSSRGDTSGTLPLPPNVILNHLFIEDGESPRSVVAVGFTHRFRSKFVTVVLYKPVQRRGSPSI, via the exons ATGAACAATTCACAATCTGAAAATCAT GATGAAGTAACGGTCGTGGGATTTGAAGTTCCCAAGTCTCCTGATTCCAGTTACAGTAATGTCTATACTGGAAATGGAGATGATGCACGGGATCCACCTATTGCCCCTCCACATTTGCAACACCCTTTACTCAGTTATCCCTCTAGTAGAGGAGACACCTCAGGAACTCTTCCATTGCCTCCAAATGTTATTCTAAATCATCTTTTTATTGAGGATGGGGAGTCCCCAAGATCTGTGGTGGCAGTAGGATTCACCCATCGCTTCCGTTCAAAATTTGTTACAGTCGTGCTCTACAAACCAGTCCAAAGAAGGGGAAGTCCAAGCATTTGA
- the LOC130747251 gene encoding P-loop NTPase domain-containing protein LPA1 homolog 1-like produces the protein MDPSNNNPNGGGAMGDAGKILYIVVLDADKKDDKAKVSFRYTRSVLQSTLQLMGCKARHAFKISQRVFEVTRSKSSTDISKPEAVVLSGPDSKKDSSYAGVDLGNQFLLGKDYFRSKSVPFELYKRRTSVFVRRETFLDIICDALAEYKYMGPNQREDLALACRIRERKESVTVLLCGTSGCGKSTLSALLGGRLGITTVVSTDSIRHMMRSFADEKENPLLWASTYHAGECLDPVAVAEAKARKKAKKLAGVSHSHHKDEAADGSKSDLRTLDVGSGGTELLSPKQMAIEGYKAQSEMVIDSLDRLITAWEERKESVVVEGVHLSLNFVMGLMKKHPSIIPFMIYITNEDKHMERFAVRAKYMTLDPAKNKYVKYIRNIRTIQDYLCKRAEKHLVPKINNTNVDKSVAAIHATVFSCLRKREAGEQLYDPVRNTVTVIDEEYRNQCAANSVSSKGMFQLIQRKGSSRNLMALVNNDGSVAKAWPVNLVDSNGKPILAHGPENGIGHPMYGPLRIGKAEPVNLQFGFYGISAWPSDGGTSHAGSVDESRADGTDTGSRYLSSCCSSPRMSDFPAKELKEDFSVHGSDEEIDDQPDAGSDEDFSDDDHKLDHEEVGSVDEESTKSDEEYDDLAMQCVQENGYWSDDDEEFKSRLAAVAGEIHGNKYRENLDLFLRTRSEPMTMGVASPEPPCSYSSLLMEKSERKLTPAGRAKLRKRSLSIPALGKHRSAINDPILSGAPQR, from the exons ATGGACCCGTCTAATAATAACCCCAACGGTGGTGGCGCGATGGGCGATGCCGGGAAGATACTCTACATCGTCGTTCTTGACGCTGACAAGAAGGACGATAAGGCTAAAGTCTCCTTCCGCTACACGCGTTCTGTTCTTCAAAGCACTCTCCAGCTTATGGGATGCAAAGCGAGGCATGCCTTTAAG ATCAGCCAAAGAGTTTTTGAAGTCACAAGGAGCAAGAGTTCTACTGATATTTCAAAGCCTGAAGCAGTTGTGTTATCAGGCCCTGATTCGAAGAAAGATAGTAGTTATGCTGGAGTAGACTTAGGCAACCAATTCCTTTTAGGGAAAGATTATTTTAGAAGTAAAAGCGTACCATTTGAGCTGTACAAAAGGCGCACATCAGTATTCGTTCGCAGAGAAACTTTTCTAGACATTATCTGTGATGCTCTGGCTGAGTACAAGTATATGGGTCCCAACCAGAGAGAAGACTTGGCTCTAGCCTGCAG GATCCGAGAACGGAAGGAGTCTGTGACAGTGCTGTTGTGTGGCACTAGTGGCTGTGGCAAATCCACATTATCTGCATTACTG GGTGGCAGGCTGGGAATTACAACAGTGGTCTCAACTGATTCTATTAGACACATGATGAGAAGTTTTGCTGATGAGAAGGAGAACCCCTTGTTGTGGGCTTCTACCTACCATGCGGGCGAGTGTTTGGATCCTGTTGCTGTCGCAGAAGCTAAGGCCAGAAAGAAAGCGAAAAAACTGGCTGGTGTCTCACATTCACATCACAAGGATGAAGCAGCTGATGGAAGCAAATCTGATTTACGGACATTGGATGTGGGCTCGGGTGGTACAGAATTGCTAAGTCCGAAACAAATGGCTATTGAAGGATATAAGGCACAGAGCGAGATGGTCATTGACAGTCTTGATAGGCTAATCACTGCCtgggaagaaagaaaagagtCAGTTGTTGTTGAGGGTGTTCACTTGAGCCTCAATTTTGTT ATGGGGCTCATGAAGAAACATCCGTCTATTATACCATTCATGATATACATTACAAATGAGGACAAGCATATGGAAAGATTTGCTGTACGAGCAAAGTATATGACCCTAGACCCAGCTAAAAACAAGTATGTAAAGTATATCCGAAACATCAGAACAATCCAGGATTATCTCTGTAAGCGTGCTGAAAAGCATTTAGTTCCCAAAATAAACAACACAAATGTTGACAAGAGTGTTGCAGCCATCCATGCAACTGTCTTCAGCTGCCTTCGAAAGCGTGAAGCTGGGGAACAACTATATGATCCTGTTAGAAATACTGTAACAGTTATTGATGAGGAATATAGAAATCAATGTGCAGCCAATTCTGTGAGCTCCAAAGGAATGTTTCAATTGATCCAGAGAAAAGGTTCTTCCAGGAATCTGATGGCTCTAGTTAATAACGATGGGTCTGTGGCAAAGGCGTGGCCTGTTAATCTAGTTGACAGTAATGGAAAGCCTATATTGGCTCATGGACCAGAGAATGGAATTGGACATCCAATGTACGGTCCCTTGCGGATTGGTAAGGCAGAACCTGTAAATCTTCAGTTTGGTTTTTATGGGATCAGTGCTTGGCCCAGTGATGGTGGCACTAGTCACGCGGGAAGTGTTGATGAGTCGAGAGCTGATGGGACTGATACCGGCAGTAGATATCTATCCTCTTGCTGTAGCTCGCCAAGGATGTCGGATTTCCCCGCAAAGGAG CTCAAGGAAGACTTCTCGGTGCATGGTAGTGATGAAGAAATCGATGATCAACCAGATGCGGGCAGTGATGAGGATTTCAGTGATGACGATCACAAACTTGACCATGAGGAG GTAGGATCAGTTGATGAGGAATCAACAAAGTCTGATGAAGAGTATGATGATCTTGCAATGCAATGTGTTCAGGAAAATGGTTATTGGTCAGACGACGATGAGGAGTTTAAGAGCAGGCTCGCTGCTGTTGCCGGTGAAATTCATGGGAACAAGTATCGTGAAAACCTGGATCTGTTCCTCAGAACTAGAAGCGAGCCGATGACCATGGGGGTTGCGTCTCCAGAGCCTCCTTGCTCTTATTCTTCTTTGCTCATGGAAAAGAGTGAGAGGAAACTAACACCAGCTGGCAGAGCCAAATTAAGAAAACGTTCACTTAGCATTCCTGCATTAGGAAAACATAGATCAGCAATCAATGATCCAATCCTTTCTGGTGCTCCTCAAAGGTAG